A single genomic interval of Camelina sativa cultivar DH55 chromosome 11, Cs, whole genome shotgun sequence harbors:
- the LOC104727814 gene encoding uncharacterized protein LOC104727814 has protein sequence MYLVKGAAYAQTHDDYTRYMASLTNVNPALEAYLNEADPALWSRVYCPGDRYNIKTSNIAESINSMLMKAKGYPITYLIEFITKTLGRWYWKRREDALSLTTTFSWGVELLLAVREHYADMMKVEHIDGWLFHVRGGQRDCLVDLEAKSCSCGVFGVEKIPCLHAIKDVKSAGWHMSTVVDGYYRKDYVYASYAANTMPNVEHAPIGPDIRCIPPIPKRKPGRQKKSRWLTWLELSRKKGTKPRKTQKSYACSKYRQPGHTRPNCVSNIHLIVFNVLWLISLVILIVFVQVAEDGE, from the coding sequence ATGTACTTGGTGAAAGGGGCAGCATATGCGCAAACGCATGATGATTACACCCGCTACATGGCTTCGCTCACTAACGTAAATCCGGCTCTTGAAGCATATTTGAATGAGGCAGATCCAGCTTTATGGTCTCGAGTTTACTgtccaggagatagatacaacatcAAGACTAGCAACATCGCAGAATCTATTAACTCCATGCTAATGAAAGCCAAAGGTTATCCCATCACATATCTCATTGAGTTTATTACGAAAACGTTAGGTAGGTGGTATTGGAAAAGACGAGAGGATGCACTAAGTCTGACAACCACTTTTAGCTGGGGTGTTGAGTTGTTATTGGCCGTAAGGGAGCATTACGCAGATATGATGAAGGTCGAACATATTGATGGTTGGCTTTTCCACGTTCGTGGTGGGCAACGTGACTGTTTGGTTGACTTAGAAGCAAAATCTTGTTCATGCGGAGTGTTTGGTGTTGAGAAAATACCATGTTTACATGCAATTAAGGATGTCAAGTCAGCTGGATGGCATATGTCTACCGTGGTCGACGGTTACTATAGAAAAGATTATGTATATGCGTCGTACGCGGCTAACACTATGCCCAATGTCGAGCACGCTCCGATTGGGCCAGATATCCGATGTATACCTCCAATACCAAAGCGGAAGCCTGGTAGGCAAAAGAAGTCTCGTTGGCTTACATGGCTAGAACTGTCACGTAAAAAGGGGACCAAGCCGAGGAAGACACAGAAGTCATATGCTTGTTCAAAATACAGGCAGCCTGGACATACTCGACCTAATTGTGTGAGTAACATTCACTtgattgtttttaatgttttgtggcTGATATCGTTGGTTATACTAATAGTATTTGTTCAGGTTGCTGAAGACGGAGAGTAG